The following are encoded in a window of Peromyscus eremicus chromosome 12, PerEre_H2_v1, whole genome shotgun sequence genomic DNA:
- the LOC131922682 gene encoding keratin-associated protein 13-1-like: MTCKCCSGNFSTSSRHCLHSSGSSCGSSYPSNLIYSTTNCSPSTCQMESSLNGGCQETCIKPISCQRSCVVSSPCQTACYYSRSSVPCSPCQEAYAGSLGFEPSSFHSLDCGSSRYYIVGCTPSGFEYLYYVVSGFPSQSYGSRFCYSTHLPASTYQPCYKPTYDNILHGLYC, translated from the coding sequence ATGACCTGTAAATGCTGCTCTGGAAATTTTTCTACCTCCTCTAGGCACTGCCTGCACTCTTCAGGTTCCTCCTGTGGCTCTTCCTACCCTAGCAACCTGATCTACAGCACTACCAACTGCTCTCCCAGCACCTGCCAGATGGAATCATCTCTGAACGGTGGATGTCAGGAGACCTGCATCAAgcccatcagctgccagaggtCCTGTGTGGTGTCCAGCCCCTGCCAGACAGCCTGTTACTACTCCAGAAGCTCCGTACCTTGCAGTCCCTGCCAGGAGGCATATGCTGGGTCTCTGGGCTTTGAGCCAAGCAGCTTCCATTCCCTAGACTGTGGATCTAGCAGATACTACATAGTGGGTTGTACACCCAGTGGCTTCGAATATTTGTATTATGTAGTCTCTGGCTTCCCTTCCCAGAGCTATGGGTCCAGATTCTGCTATTCAACCCACCTGCCTGCTAGTACCTATCAACCTTGTTATAAACCAACCTATGATAACATCCTCCATGGATTATACTGTTGA